A region of the Phaseolus vulgaris cultivar G19833 chromosome 11, P. vulgaris v2.0, whole genome shotgun sequence genome:
GTTTCctcatattaattttaaaaaaaatgattttctaaAACTATTAAGTTTTAAACAgataaaacaaagaaaactCCTACTTTCTTAACTTGGatttcatgaaaaaaatgaaacattttCTTTCTATCAAACTTCTTAATAAATGGATTATAAATATGCAAAATGTGGAGTTAAAACCTTACCCAatagttataatatatataatagaaaaaGTAGCTATATTTTATGATGTTCAAGCACAATTTATTGCTGCATCATGCTTGTGGATCCAAACTCATTTGAGGCATTTCTTCTTCCCAATTATTTGCAATGGGAAAAAAGAGTTTGGTTGGTTAGGTTGTAGGTCATTTCACAACTTAACCAATAATTGATTTCTATCAATTTtgcatttcttttttaaataacaataacCATTCTATTTATGTTGCAATTATAGTATCATGTGATGGATAATGACATCCATAAGCATATATCTTATTCATTAATTAATGAATAGTGAAGCAAGCATTCATGGGATTCTACTACCTTTAATAAATCACTAAGATGCAACAATGATGTTAATCTTCTAAAGATGAACTTCTACTTTGTTTTCTAATCACTTTTTTCTTTGCTTTTATAATTCTCAAGAACACCATGAAGAAGGGTTAAAACAAAACTTACTCAAAATTCTACCATAAGTATGTAAAACAATTGAACAAGACTACATAGTAACACAATTGTACACACCCACCAAAAGGCAAgaaaaattttcttttttgggAACATAAACAAAAGCATCACCATCCTTTTGACTATTTTGTTGGCATTATTGGCTGAATTCTTAAATATAATGAAAAGTAATAGTATTATTCAGTAAAGCATAAATTTGAAGACTTGcaattaaaaagaataataaaaatatttgtataatgTTATTATACTATATAATAATAAgattattaaagaaaaacattaataatactttttttagtattattgcatggtttttttttattgattttagtaACTCTTTTAGCTACTTTTGgtagatttttctttttcagcTAACATTTTTTGTTGATAATATTTAAATGTTTAACAAATTTGAGTGATGTCAATGACTTATTAGTAAAGTTTATCTTTCTTTAATGGAAGTGCTTTAAGATTCAAAAAAATGTTCATGATTTTCATTAGTATTTGGAGATATATACTACTAcaaatatttgttaatattattaaaatattaagtttaaAGTTAAAGAAGTAAAAACCTAATAGATCTGAAACACATTtgttcaaaaataataatttagttgtttggtataaaacaaacaaacacatGAAAATGGCATAAATATCCTTACctaaataacatatatataaatattaactaTGTAGATATAATCATAACCTTTATCTTTTACTCTAACTTTCTTCTGTTATAAATTTGAGGCTGAacccacttttttttttcctgttttgatgagttaaaattagtttatctaTTAACTAACTTATAAAAAATTCTCTCACACATATAACTTCTCCAAAgtttaacaaatttttattcttaacttgtatataaattaagtttaacttataaaaaaatcattttttcttcattttttcacAAAAATTGTTCTAAAGGAATTCATAAGGAAATTTTACAGAAAAAAATTATCTAGAAATATTGTGAAGAGAAACTATGTTGGGATCTATGTGAATGTGGAGAAGGGCATGAGAGAAAGGTAGTACTACATATATAAAGGGAAAAAGGTGGGAACCACAATGTTGCATGTTGTTACCACAAACTGTACTTTGCCCCCACATGTTCCCAATGTGTATGGAGAAATTAGGGTTGATTGGTCCTTAGTCAAGGTGACATATCACATTTCCAAAAGCACAGATAGATTTGACCATTAAGTTTTGCAATTTCATAACTGTAATTGTGGTCTTTTTGAGGGATAAGAAAATGCAAAGCAAACAATCTTGCATTTGTTATGAACTAGATAGTGATGTATGAGTGTAATGAATTAGTACACCCTCCCTCACCTAACTTCCAACCACCACCTCCACCACCTACAATCTATcaatcaaaaattaaaaaatttgcaATGGTGGTTGATGATCTCATTCTCATTCATAAACGTGCAGTGTCAGAATCCTCTGAAATGAGGGAACAATAATGAGTTGCTTTCACTGTAAGTTGCATAACTGAAAACAAGCATTTCACCAAATGAAGAAGATTACAACTAACTGGGAAACTATGGTCTCTCTCAAGATAAAAGAACTGCAAAATTATCTGATGTAAATAAAGAGCATACTCTCAGAATGAAATGGTACTGCTGAGAGACCTAACCAACCATAACAAACAATGTAAGTTGTTCTTGgtgagattttgaaaatctgccACCAAATGATCCCACTTCCTGGCCTACATAATTATTCAGATTCCTTTTCACTATTGCATGTTCAACTCTTTGGCCATAACATGGAATTTTTTATAGGGCCACTGTGGATAAAGACCACTTCTCTTTGCAGATTCTGTGGTTATCCACAACAGCAAAACTCACATACTATTGCTACAAATTCTTGGACAGCAGCACATAATCTGAATAGTTTCCCAACAAATCTCTACAATTAGTACCAGGATGAGTGGCATTGTCCATGTCACAAGCTCACTTAGTCTCACAAATCTTAAAAATCAATTCAGTAATTGGGAGCCAGAGTTTAGATTTGGAGTTCAGAATTTGGTAGCTTTAGTTTCAAGCTGTGATTTCTCATGTGACTTTAACCCTTAACATCAACATCAACTGTTCTGAAGTCTTTGTTTGGTAGTCAGttgcacttttttttttcttcctaattTCTCATATATAAATGTTATATTGTCTCCAACCACATCATTGCTAATGAGGAGCTTGAAGAATATAAAGTGTGCAGCATCACTTCTGCCAGAGTGGCCAATACTACacaaaaaaatcacaaaagcCCCCTATGGATTCTAGAACATAATTTCTTCAAGTTTCTTGAGGACTTGCTTTATGTTAGGTCTAACTGAGGGTGAAGGGGAGCAACAAGCCATGGCAAGTTGAAAAACTTTGAGAATGAATTCTTCTGTGACTGGAATACTATCCTCTCTGCTGTTTCTGAGAAGAATGGCAGGGTGGTATAAATCAGCAACTCTGTGTCCAAGGACTGCATTTCTCATGAAATTTGGCAAATAGAAATCCTCATCAGGAGTAGGGTGCTCATTGATAGGTTCCTTTCCTGAAAGCAGTTCCAGCAAGATCACACCAAGGCTATATATATCACTTTCCTCACTAGCATCCTTCATTTTGATGAGCTCAGGTGCCTTGTAACCCTGAGCTGCTGAACTTTCAAGCATTTCTTGGCCAGCAGTAGGATTCAGCAGAAGATGTAAGCCAGAATCAGAGATGTAGGGCTGGTAGGAGCGGTCCAAGAGGATATTTTTAGACTTGAGGTTTCCATGGATAATTGGCTTCTCCTGTGATGTGTGAAGATGCTCCAATCCTTTGACAATTCCAATGGATATTCTACATATGTTTGACCATTTGTAACACTCTCCATTTCCATCTGCATAGTGAacattttttatcaacaaatgaAACATATAATGCAAAACAAAAATCACTCCATAAGGAATGAAGAGTAGGTCTAATGAATCAAATAGTAGCTTGGTTTGAAACCTTCTGCTTTGTTATTTGATCACTTTCTCTTCTTAATGTAGACATTTCCTAAtctaattgaaattttattaacAGATGCATGAATACCAGTGCCATGAAAATGACCAAAACATAAGGCAATAAAAATTGAGTAGTGATCGTATCAGCCAAGAAAATGTCAGTAAAATactaaaagaagaagaaagatgggGTTGTTTTCAGCTTTCTGACACCATTAAAGAAAAGTCTATTTCGTTAAAGTACACAGCAGACCAAAAATAAAAGCCTTACACAATGCTCATAGTGCTTCCctttaaaataatgaaacaaaaacaaataatatatatgccAACACAACATTCTCTCTCTACAGTGTAAACATGATGTAACTCTTCTGCTGTACAAATCTCATTTCACTTTTCTATTGAAATAACTATTAGTCCATCCattctaaagtaatttttttttagtttttttcaagctagtttttataataatactCCTACACATAATTAAGAGCTATTAACGCAGAACCAAAACATTGAAAAGAAACACAAAAACTGTCGAAAAGTAAGAGATATTTTTTACTagtaaatttgtattaatttgtGTTAGAATCTTAAGAAACTATGGTTTTGCAAGGGTGGAAGGAAGATTTAGAGTGAGAAAAAAACTCTATGTTTCTTCTATAATTCCCAAATCCCCACAATTCAACATTTTACATCTCCTAACAAAACACTAACAGTAATACAAACTAAGTACTGAATGCTTTAAAACTATTTACAGATCAAGATTTGCCACAAGCCTTCAAACCCATTATTATATTGACAAAATCAGGAACAAAATACCAAATGAACATCCCAAAAGAATGAAGCCACACGGATTTCCTGCAAGACCAAATAACAGAATTAAAAGTACAAAAGGCAAGAGAACAATCTATTACCTCTTATGAATTGAGTGAGATTCCCATGTCTATAGAAGGGATGAACAAGAAGCTTCTCACCCCTTGGCCCAGTGTAAAACCCCAGAAGAGGAACCAAGTTAGGATGCCTTATCCTTCCAAGAAACTGAATCAACTCATCCAATTCTTCACCTCTTGCAGTGCACACAGGCCTCAGAAACCTGAGCAGCCTCACCTTGTTGCTCCTCTGCAACAAGGCCTTGTACAGTGTTCCATAGTTGGATTTTCCAATCACTTCCCCTGGAGCATCCAATATGTCACATATTGTAAGGTCCTCCCCACCTTGAAAGATCATCAAATCCTCCTTCAGAGCCACCTCCTCCTCCTTGTGTTCTGAGCTTTCAATGTCCTTACTCTCATATCCTGACACTCTTCTCTGGCAATACAACACATAACCTGCAACAATCACTAACAAAGTAGCTGAAGCTAGTCCAAGAACTAGTATCAACATGGAGGGTGGTTCTCCTTGTTCCACCGAAAAAACCTGATCTTTCAGTACACCCAGTAGTGAGTACTACTAGCAACCCAATTGGACTGAATGGCACACAAAAGAGTGTTAGATAAATGGGATAATTAAGATCTGGGGTGTGATGAGAGAGATTGAAAGGGGCACATGTAGATGAAAAAGTGGAGTGATTTTACATGAAAAATGATAATATTCCCATGTGGGTATATAGGACAAGGAGAAGCATGGTTAAGAGAACTTTGTGGTTGTGGAACCCAATTTTAAGGTGGATGGAAATTGAATGAGGTGGCTAAAGTGTGCAATAATTGAAGCAGAAATGGACATAGGTAGTAGGAGAGAGGAATGGAGGATTTCTGGGTGGAAAATGTGGAAAGAGTTGGAAGATACACTCTGGATGGAATGACTGAATGTGAATGCAGTATGAGACAGATCTAAGACATGTGATGTTCTATCCCAATTTGACTCTGTCTCTGAGTGTTGCTGATGTTATGTTCTGTGATGTGAAAATACTCATTTGCCACACCACAACACCAAACCCTGCTTCTATGATTCTGCTCACTCctacatttatatttatacttcAAAACTTTGCTGCAGAAAATATCATCACTTCATTCTCCTAATATCACTACAAAATATCTCACTTTTTGTTTTCTCTAAAATCTGATGATTCTCTCACACTTTTATTCTTCAAAAATGGCTTAATAGAGTAAAAGGTTAGTGCTTATAAATTGTTCTGGCTTCAACTTAAGCATAGTGATTGTATAGCTGTTTATGCCAAGAAATATACAaatgaaaatactttttaaatgagtttaattgAAACACACTAACTTCAACATAGTTGCAAGTAAAGTAATCATTCAATTAGTTGGAGTGATTTCTTATTGATTAAGAATGTGAAAGTTTCAAGTATATGTCAAAATCATTACtttgtttggttcttgaatgtgTATGTGTATTTATAATTCTTGCATAATAAgattataattttatactttCAAAAAGAATTCtctgttatatttttttcatagatattgattgaaaataaaattgattaatttttttaatatgttttaaattttgtattaaaataaattatcctCTAACAATTACCAATAATGTGATTCTATACTTCAGGTGGTATAAAATATTGGTCTCCACTATTATATCATTTGTGTGAGCGAATGAAAGAGATTTGGAATCTTAACGAAGATAATTGCTAGATTTGTGAGATTGAATGATTGGTGTATGAAAGTTATTTATACTAACACACTCAACGTCTTCTtcaaatgtatttattttattaaatgcaCATTACtcaatcataataataatttataaaacattacagatataaatatcatattcattttaattatttttatataagcaAATAATGATGatttcttatataaatattatgtaCACTAAATATCAATATATAACTAGTAAATAGATTAGCTAAATGCAAAAAAATTCATTTGTTTTGCTCATTACTCTtaaaatttggtctctaaatacGTCACTATTCAACTATTCAGCCTCGTGACCTATTTTACACCACGTCTTGTGAAGTGATTTTGACAACCATTACACGATAATCATACAAAATTATAATCAACAGACAATTGGACTTCATTAGGGTATGTTCGTACACTTCCATACACCAAAACATAACTATAAATAGACAAACTCCTTAGAATCAAAGATAATGAATATCGTACCCAAAATACTTTCTTTCACTTAGATCACAAGCTAACTTGAGCATCAGAATGTCATTGCAAGTACTCCTACGAAAAAGATTGAGAGAACATCAGACAAAAAATCAATAGTTAAAAGTACCGAAAATCAAAGAcctaatattataataataaagaatGGAACTTTCTGCAAGAACACTAACGTATGTAATTTAATCATCCGATTTAGCCATGAACATGTTGCTCCAAATGTTCTGACAGCCATGGTTTTTGCAGATCTTTGCTTTTGTATAGCTGCATATTAATATAAAGGCAAAACAATTGACCCTCTTTTAAGGGCATTAACCCTTACACCTAGCCTTTCTTAGTTTAAAGTACATTCTATTCAATAGCGATTATTTAAAAACTGAACCTACCTTAGGAAATGCTATCACAACCTAATCAAATGCATTGTATGATATATGTTGTATGATTTAACTctgtttttcaataaaaaaaaaaaaggttaagcaaaacataaaaaataggTATTAGGCGAAGGAAGATTGATTTCGTCTATACATTTATATCTAGGcgaaagaaaatttattaaaaatagtaaatggtgtccaaaattataaattgtataTTGTTAGAAAGATAGTTGAATTTTGGAATCACtactagaaaaatattaaataaaaattaattttaaagataaaaataattaattattatattgattaaattaaatattattttaaaaaatattgatatttaaattaatttatattattgataacaaaatttataaattagtatttaattagctatcaattatttaaattttaaaattttaactaaaaaattatttatgttaataatGTTCTTCCAATAAATCCGCAATTAGATTTGAAAAAATTTCttacaaattataatttcatttaagTTGCATTATTCTATCTGAGATTTTTTTAGAATGAGAATACGAACTTTTAAGGTTGACAACTCTTTCCTTTCTAAACGGTGATTCCAAATCCTAAATTGAAGCTTTTTAAGTTTACTTTCTAACTAAATTGGTCTCAAATAATTTGTTGGAGTAGAATGTAATATAAATTTTCATGGACTTATGTTCGTCTAAAGTTTGAGTTGAAAGATTTATGGGTTGTTGTTCtacaattttcataaatttttttgacAAAATGTTCTCTTATTTTGgaactttttcaaaaaaatgCAATTAAACAGAATAATACTTGTTAATAAACAATCCACAAATACAAAAGAATCCTTAGTTAGtaataaatatatgtaaataagaaaaaaaaataacatagatATGGTCCTCTCACCTTAATCAATTAcaaatgatataaaaataaaggttaaatatgtttttcgtctATATACTTTCATGT
Encoded here:
- the LOC137823506 gene encoding putative kinase-like protein TMKL1, which produces MLILVLGLASATLLVIVAGYVLYCQRRVSGYESKDIESSEHKEEEVALKEDLMIFQGGEDLTICDILDAPGEVIGKSNYGTLYKALLQRSNKVRLLRFLRPVCTARGEELDELIQFLGRIRHPNLVPLLGFYTGPRGEKLLVHPFYRHGNLTQFIRDGNGECYKWSNICRISIGIVKGLEHLHTSQEKPIIHGNLKSKNILLDRSYQPYISDSGLHLLLNPTAGQEMLESSAAQGYKAPELIKMKDASEESDIYSLGVILLELLSGKEPINEHPTPDEDFYLPNFMRNAVLGHRVADLYHPAILLRNSREDSIPVTEEFILKVFQLAMACCSPSPSVRPNIKQVLKKLEEIMF